From Tachypleus tridentatus isolate NWPU-2018 chromosome 8, ASM421037v1, whole genome shotgun sequence, a single genomic window includes:
- the LOC143223680 gene encoding uncharacterized protein LOC143223680 yields the protein MEVLKIKEEPYSDQEQNALLDIKLVKNEETFTLFSRTGEADSLSERSSYPFLKLNVAKKEQEDDCDGETEIENKAVGVKAEQPADVPHDEAISKFSDSDNNDVGSLKYDVTNVNEENEFQDGLQQTVSGLESISAVETSVKNCYGNHGLTQEGSFTETKIEKSRKPNSTGVFIKTSSNGDNLKESRLPSSGDKPYSCEMCGKQFRRLSNLKVHMRIHTGEKPYSCMVCGREFATRGNLKKHEKLHTGEKPYSCIVCGKKFGRISNLKSHEMVHDTKRKHNCVVCGEEIEGSTNLKKHKRIHTGEEAHSCVVCGKEFGTKGNLKVHERIHTGEKPYSCFVCGREFGTKGSLKKHEVIHTGEKPYRCIVCGKNFGRNNILKAHEMIHTIRKTCSCVICGKKFVCNSNLKKHETIHTGEKPYSCVICGKTFGRNSYLKKHEKTHTGEKPYSCEMCGEQFVCNSNLKKHETIHTGEKPYSCVICGKKFRTHSYLRRHEIIHTGEKPYSCVVCGKKFRTNNKLKMHHKTHTGEKSYSCVICRKTFARNSDRRIHEKVHTEKESYSF from the exons ATGGAAGTATTAAAGATCAAGGAGGAACCATATTCTGATCAGGAACAGAATGCTTTATTGGATATCAAATTGGTAAAAAATGAGGAAACTTTTACACTATTTAGCA GAACAGGAGAAGCTGATTCCTTATCAGAAAGATCATCATATCCATTTTTGAAGTTGAATGTAGCAAAAAAGGAGCAAGAAGATGACTGTGATGGAGAAACAGAGATTGAA aATAAAGCTGTTGGAGTGAAAGCAGAGCAACCTGCTGATGTACCACATGATGAAGCTATTTCCAAGTTCAGTGATAGTGACAACAATGATGTGGGtagtttaaaatatgatgttACAAATGTGAATGAAGAAAATGAATTTCAAGATGGCTTACAACAAACTGTTTCTGGGTTGGAAAGTATATCTG CTGTAGAGACCAGTGTGAAAAACTGCTATGGAAATCATGGTTTAACACAAGAAGGTTcctttacagaaacaaaaattgaaaaatctCGGAAGCCAAACAGTACTGGTGTGTTCATAAAAACCAGTTCAAATGGAGATAACCTAAAAGAATCTCGTCTTCCTTCTAGTGGTGACAAACCGTACAGTTGTGAAATGTGTGGCAAACAGTTCAGAAGACTTAGTAACTTAAAAGTACACATgaggatacacactggagagaaaccatacagctgTATGGTGTGTGGTAGAGAATTTGCAACAAGAGGAAACCTcaaaaaacatgaaaagttacACACTGGGGAAAAACCATACAGCTGTATAGTGTGTGGCAAAAAATTTGGAAGAATTAGTAACCTGAAATCACATGAAATGGTGCATGATACCAAGAGAAAACACAATTGTGTAGTTTGTGGTGAAGAAATTGAAGGTAGTACTAACTTAAAGAAACATAAGAGGATACACACTGGGGAGGAAGCACACAGTTGTGTAGTGTGTGGAAAAGAATTTGGAACAAAGGGTAACCTAAAAGTACATgagagaatacacactggagagaaaccatacagttgttttGTGTGTGGCAGAGAATTTGGGACAAAGGGTAGTCTCAAAAAACATGAGGttatacacactggagagaaaccataccgTTGTATAGTATGTGGCAAAAACTTTGGAAGAAATAATATACTGAAAGCACATGAGATGATACATACCATAAGGAAAACCTGTAGTTGTGTAATTTGTGGTAAAAAATTTGTATGTAAcagtaacttaaaaaaacatgagacaatacatactggggagaaaccatataGTTGTGTAATATGTGGGAAAACTTTTGGAAGAAATAGTTACCTAAAAAAACACGAGAAAACACACACAGGagaaaaaccatacagttgtgaaATGTGTGGTGAACAATTTGTATGTAatagtaacttaaaaaaacatgaGACAATACATACTGGTGAAAAACCATATAGTTGTGTAATATGTGGAAAGAAATTTCGAACACATAGTTATTTAAGAAGACATGAAATAATACACAcaggggagaaaccttacagctGTGTGGTGTGTGGCaaaaaatttagaacaaataataaattaaaaatgcatCACAAAACACATACTGGAGAGAAATCATACAGTTGTGTAATATGTAGAAAAACATTTGCAAGAAATTCTGACAGAAGAATACATGAAAAGGTGCACACTGAGAAAGAATCATACTCATTTTGA